Proteins from a single region of Leuconostoc gasicomitatum LMG 18811:
- a CDS encoding Y-family DNA polymerase, translating into MVGQSYNYQYEKQRVFFMIDSKSFYASVESVDLGLNPLRSILVVMSEQANTNGGLVLAASPMAKKNLGASNIMRQRDLPRDKKLIIVHPRMNLYIQENLRINSIYREYTTEEKLLAYSIDESLLDVTDTWDFFGDSPEIVARKIQERVRKETGIYLTVGIGDSPVLAKIALDIEAKHAPNLMGVWHYADVPKKLWPITQLNDIWSIGKRTALKLNNMGVNSMYDLAHQDPYIFRAKMGIVGEQFYALSWGIDRSDLTEVIVPKSKSYSNSQVLPRDYHKREEIEIVIREMVDQVASRIRFHQKQATIVSLFIGHSYAESEKQSSHGFRKQLRIDATNDTRKLMEIMIQLFEQNWHGEVIRHIGIDYSGLIDAMGIQLDLFRQPEQQINTNKIDQVVDELRQRFGTTAIMRAMSKLEGGTAIDRANLVGGHDGGNSYE; encoded by the coding sequence ATGGTTGGGCAGAGCTATAATTATCAATATGAAAAACAACGCGTATTCTTTATGATTGATTCAAAAAGCTTTTATGCCAGTGTTGAAAGCGTTGATCTTGGTTTGAACCCACTGCGATCAATTTTAGTTGTTATGTCTGAACAAGCCAATACAAATGGTGGTTTGGTTTTAGCAGCTTCACCTATGGCTAAAAAAAATCTTGGAGCAAGTAACATCATGCGCCAACGTGATTTACCTAGAGATAAAAAATTGATTATTGTACACCCTAGAATGAACCTGTATATTCAAGAAAATTTACGGATTAACAGTATTTATCGTGAATATACCACAGAAGAAAAATTATTGGCGTATTCAATTGATGAGTCATTGTTAGATGTGACGGATACTTGGGATTTCTTTGGCGATTCACCAGAAATCGTGGCGCGAAAAATTCAAGAACGTGTCCGTAAGGAGACTGGCATTTATCTGACTGTTGGTATTGGCGATTCGCCAGTTTTGGCTAAGATTGCTTTAGATATAGAAGCTAAACATGCGCCTAATCTTATGGGCGTTTGGCATTACGCAGATGTCCCTAAAAAATTGTGGCCAATCACGCAATTAAATGATATTTGGAGTATTGGCAAGCGCACAGCACTTAAATTAAATAATATGGGCGTAAATTCCATGTATGATTTGGCTCATCAAGATCCTTATATTTTCCGTGCTAAAATGGGTATCGTCGGCGAACAATTTTATGCGCTATCATGGGGCATTGATCGCTCTGATTTAACAGAGGTTATTGTCCCTAAAAGTAAATCTTATAGTAATTCGCAAGTATTACCACGCGATTATCATAAGCGTGAAGAAATTGAAATTGTCATTCGTGAAATGGTGGATCAAGTCGCCTCACGTATTCGATTCCATCAAAAACAGGCAACTATAGTGAGTTTATTTATTGGTCATTCGTATGCAGAAAGTGAAAAACAAAGTAGTCATGGTTTTAGAAAACAATTACGAATTGATGCAACTAACGACACGCGAAAATTAATGGAAATTATGATACAGTTATTTGAGCAAAATTGGCATGGCGAAGTTATTCGTCATATTGGCATTGATTATAGTGGGCTAATTGATGCCATGGGTATTCAACTAGACTTATTTAGACAACCAGAACAACAGATTAACACTAATAAAATTGATCAAGTCGTTGATGAGTTACGTCAACGCTTTGGGACAACTGCGATTATGCGTGCCATGTCCAAACTAGAAGGCGGTACAGCGATTGATCGTGCGAATTTAGTGGGTGGCCATGACGGGGGTAACAGCTATGAATGA
- a CDS encoding CatB-related O-acetyltransferase, with protein MTEFPNPDKIYPDENVKSIVFLKNVVTKPNIDVGIYTYFSDKEPTKFEDHVTHHYDFINDKLIIGKFCSIGENIEIIMNGANHLMKGMTSYPFYIMGHNWSDHLPTFDDLPIKGDTIIENDVWIGQNVTILPGVHIENGAIIGANSVVASDIPAYSIVAGNPAKKIRKRFPDAIIERLQKLAWWDKDITWITKNIDNLMTANVIESKIDELI; from the coding sequence ATGACCGAATTCCCTAATCCCGATAAAATTTATCCTGATGAAAATGTTAAAAGTATTGTCTTTTTAAAAAATGTTGTTACTAAACCTAATATTGATGTAGGAATATATACATATTTTTCAGACAAAGAACCGACAAAATTTGAAGATCACGTCACTCACCATTATGATTTTATAAATGATAAATTGATTATCGGTAAATTTTGTTCAATTGGAGAAAATATTGAAATTATAATGAATGGCGCTAATCATCTCATGAAAGGAATGACATCTTACCCTTTCTATATCATGGGTCACAACTGGTCTGATCATCTCCCAACATTTGATGATTTGCCAATCAAAGGAGATACTATAATAGAAAACGATGTGTGGATAGGTCAGAATGTAACAATTTTACCAGGAGTTCACATCGAAAATGGCGCAATCATTGGTGCTAATAGTGTTGTAGCTAGTGATATTCCGGCTTACTCAATTGTTGCTGGGAACCCTGCAAAAAAAATTCGAAAAAGATTTCCAGACGCTATCATTGAGCGTCTACAAAAACTTGCCTGGTGGGACAAAGATATTACATGGATAACGAAAAATATTGACAACTTAATGACTGCAAATGTTATAGAATCAAAAATAGACGAATTAATTTAA
- a CDS encoding bifunctional transcriptional activator/DNA repair enzyme AdaA, giving the protein MIKSENQKQIYYNALIKKDTEFDGVFFAGIKTTGIFCHPSCTARKPKFENCEFYQSAEEALLRGYRPCKVCHPLSYPQELPTEVKLLVEAIEQNPEKKWKDYDFKLLGIHSASARRMFKKIYGMTFVQYARSRRIGIAFKAIQQGSKVIDQQVSAGFESASGFNDAFTKIMGNPSTRMTVKLLNTNFIETPIGRMISITDDEFLYLLEFENRRGLETEISKLRNKQNARLIYGATKISELTAYQINLYFDKKLKKFNVPLYLDGSLFQKKVWNILLTSKAGDKLTYKEIATILGDRNKSQAVGNANGANKIAIIIPCHRVINSNGQLGGYGGGVERKKYLLNLESSK; this is encoded by the coding sequence TTGATTAAGTCTGAAAATCAAAAGCAGATTTACTATAATGCGTTGATAAAAAAAGATACAGAATTTGATGGCGTATTTTTCGCTGGGATTAAGACAACAGGTATATTTTGTCATCCATCATGCACTGCTAGAAAGCCCAAATTCGAAAACTGTGAGTTTTATCAATCAGCTGAGGAGGCATTATTAAGAGGTTATAGACCTTGCAAAGTGTGTCATCCGCTTTCCTATCCACAAGAATTACCTACTGAAGTAAAACTATTAGTTGAAGCTATTGAACAAAATCCTGAAAAAAAATGGAAAGATTATGATTTTAAATTGTTAGGAATACATTCGGCAAGTGCTCGCCGAATGTTCAAGAAAATTTATGGTATGACATTTGTTCAGTATGCAAGATCACGACGTATTGGTATTGCATTCAAAGCGATACAGCAAGGTAGTAAAGTAATCGATCAGCAAGTTTCCGCTGGCTTTGAGTCAGCAAGCGGTTTTAATGATGCCTTTACAAAAATAATGGGAAACCCATCCACAAGAATGACAGTAAAATTACTAAACACTAATTTTATCGAAACACCAATAGGTAGAATGATTTCAATAACAGATGATGAATTTTTATATCTTTTAGAATTTGAAAATAGAAGAGGACTTGAAACGGAAATATCTAAGTTACGTAATAAGCAAAATGCAAGACTAATTTATGGTGCCACAAAAATTAGTGAATTAACCGCTTACCAAATTAATCTATATTTTGACAAAAAATTAAAAAAATTCAATGTACCATTATACTTGGACGGTTCTTTATTTCAAAAAAAGGTTTGGAATATATTACTAACTAGCAAGGCTGGAGATAAACTGACCTATAAAGAAATAGCTACAATACTTGGCGACAGAAACAAATCACAAGCGGTAGGTAATGCCAATGGTGCAAACAAAATTGCAATTATTATTCCTTGCCATAGAGTGATAAATAGTAATGGCCAACTTGGAGGTTACGGAGGTGGTGTCGAACGAAAAAAATATTTATTAAATCTTGAATCTTCAAAGTAA
- a CDS encoding isocitrate lyase/phosphoenolpyruvate mutase family protein has translation MNNNDFAKMHNPNRPLTLLNVWNRDSAKALQHEKIKVVASSSYGSAADKNKEDGQQVSLNENVGIFSSLTGDMFRSLDFEAGYSDNSNSLQSNIKYLIKNKISGINLEDKLPGENELQAIEKFTEKINLINHTDIEKSMFVNIRTDSFFSGDLMIKNQNKELLKETIDRINQYEKHAIDGIFIPGLKNKEFISTIARNISVPLNIMLDIQSDKLEEYLSIGISRISFGPSTFLEFNHTNFTVEDYFKQKIDQISYLENNKLINLARG, from the coding sequence ATGAATAACAATGACTTTGCTAAAATGCATAACCCTAACAGACCGCTAACGTTACTGAATGTCTGGAATAGGGATAGTGCAAAAGCATTACAACATGAAAAAATAAAAGTTGTGGCCAGCAGTAGCTATGGCTCTGCAGCAGATAAGAACAAGGAAGATGGACAACAGGTATCTTTAAATGAAAATGTTGGCATTTTTAGCAGTCTAACAGGAGATATGTTCAGGAGTTTAGATTTTGAAGCCGGGTATTCCGATAATTCAAACAGCCTTCAAAGTAACATCAAATATTTGATTAAAAATAAGATTAGTGGAATCAATCTAGAAGATAAACTACCTGGAGAAAATGAACTGCAAGCCATTGAAAAATTTACAGAAAAAATAAATCTAATCAATCATACTGATATCGAAAAAAGTATGTTTGTGAACATTAGGACTGATAGTTTTTTTTCAGGTGATTTAATGATTAAAAATCAAAATAAAGAGTTACTTAAGGAAACAATCGACAGAATCAATCAGTATGAAAAACATGCCATTGATGGTATCTTTATTCCAGGGTTAAAAAACAAAGAATTTATTAGTACAATAGCACGAAATATTTCAGTTCCTTTGAATATTATGCTTGATATTCAATCTGATAAATTGGAAGAATATCTCTCAATAGGGATTTCAAGAATTAGTTTTGGTCCTTCAACTTTTCTGGAATTTAATCATACTAATTTTACGGTTGAAGACTATTTTAAGCAGAAAATTGATCAAATTTCATATTTAGAAAACAATAAACTAATTAACTTAGCAAGGGGGTAG
- a CDS encoding HAD-IIIA family hydrolase: MMKIKYTTVFIDRDGTIGGNGHFKSLQDFRLFPYTVNAIKRLKANGMQVFGLSNQTHIEDGEMNYYDFFNSLLSIGFDDAFICPHSENTNCNCRKPKQGLIEQAHAKYDFDNSQSIIIGDRYSSDMQLALDCKMLGIHVSTGKSELNSPLNNKDITEGIIKVKNLEAAVDYIVV, translated from the coding sequence ATGATGAAGATAAAATATACAACAGTATTTATTGATCGCGACGGTACCATTGGTGGTAATGGCCATTTCAAGTCGTTGCAAGATTTCAGACTATTTCCCTATACAGTTAACGCCATTAAGAGATTAAAAGCAAATGGTATGCAAGTATTTGGTCTATCCAATCAAACGCATATTGAAGATGGGGAAATGAACTATTATGATTTTTTTAATTCACTACTGTCAATAGGCTTCGATGATGCTTTTATTTGTCCTCACTCTGAAAACACTAACTGCAATTGCCGAAAACCTAAACAAGGATTAATCGAACAGGCCCATGCAAAATATGATTTCGACAATAGTCAATCAATCATTATTGGTGATCGTTACTCATCTGATATGCAGTTGGCTCTGGATTGTAAAATGCTAGGAATTCACGTATCTACAGGAAAATCTGAATTGAATTCTCCACTGAATAACAAAGATATTACCGAAGGCATTATCAAAGTTAAAAATCTAGAAGCAGCTGTTGATTATATAGTTGTGTAA
- a CDS encoding putative holin-like toxin: MGAFGEFILGILTFVVLLIEKVTHLYLTR, translated from the coding sequence ATGGGTGCTTTTGGTGAATTCATCTTAGGTATTTTGACGTTCGTAGTTTTGTTAATCGAAAAAGTAACCCACTTATATTTAACCAGATAA
- a CDS encoding ATP-binding cassette domain-containing protein has translation MVHSNIIVKGAKTNNLKNVDVNIPVNKITVLTGVSGSGKSSLAFETLAAESQREINKNYSAYIQQLLPKYTKPDIDTIQNLPFSVVVNQKGISGNARSTVGTFTEIYTALRLLFSRKARPFIGYSMAYSFNNPAGMCQKCEGLGYIQEININQLLDKSLSLNQGAIQFSTFQPGGWRLTRYTESGFFDNNLPLVKWTSESVNLLLYGEEQIPEAPTIAWHKTAKYLGIIPRLKKSFFNQENSKYSKELNDITQKISCPECYGTRLNEDARTAQLNHKTISDCSALPLIALKRWLAGVNDGNAQTLLVDLNLKINSLITLGLSYLSLDRRTSTLSGGEAQRIKLANHLNSALSGVLYIFDEPSVGLHPYDLIGINKIFKLLTRKGNTVVVVDHDPDIIKIADNIINLGEEAGEKGGYVTFQGTYEKLLVSSTVTGKALRHPGIINKSDLLKKQFIRLNHLNFHNLVDIDAKIPKNALTVISGPAGSGKSSLLYAFIKTQSSVTVLDQKPIHTSSRSNVLTYLGEFDKLRKLFSNATGYKESLFSFNGKGACPVCKGLGVVKLDLAYLGDEVSTCEVCQGSRYSDEILNASVNGYNIHEVLEFSAAQLSQVFPVFEHVTENLQNCGLDYIRVGQSMNTLSGGELQRLKLAKNLLKDKNSIIVLDEPTSGLHESNIQQIIDLLKKLVVKHHVTIIVVEHNLRFISQADWVIDMGPGAGEDGGKVLFEGTPFELIHTAHTRTSIALREYHHKSIS, from the coding sequence GTGGTTCATAGTAATATTATTGTCAAAGGCGCTAAAACCAATAACTTAAAGAATGTGGATGTTAATATTCCAGTAAACAAAATAACCGTTTTAACCGGTGTTTCTGGATCGGGCAAATCTTCTTTAGCATTTGAAACATTAGCAGCAGAAAGTCAGAGAGAAATAAACAAAAATTATAGTGCCTATATTCAACAGCTTCTACCAAAATATACAAAACCGGATATAGACACTATTCAAAATTTGCCCTTTTCTGTGGTTGTTAATCAAAAAGGTATTAGTGGTAATGCACGTTCAACTGTCGGCACCTTTACTGAAATTTATACTGCGTTGCGTCTACTTTTTTCTCGAAAAGCACGGCCATTTATTGGGTACTCAATGGCTTATTCATTTAACAATCCGGCTGGTATGTGTCAAAAATGCGAAGGATTGGGGTATATTCAAGAAATAAATATTAATCAGCTTCTTGATAAAAGTTTATCGCTTAATCAGGGTGCCATTCAATTTTCAACATTTCAGCCTGGTGGCTGGCGATTAACACGTTACACTGAATCTGGCTTTTTTGATAATAATCTTCCTTTGGTAAAGTGGACAAGTGAATCGGTAAATTTATTGTTATATGGTGAAGAACAGATTCCTGAAGCACCTACAATTGCATGGCATAAAACGGCCAAGTATCTTGGAATCATACCGCGACTGAAAAAATCTTTTTTTAACCAAGAAAATAGCAAATATAGCAAGGAATTAAACGATATTACTCAAAAAATTAGTTGTCCCGAATGTTATGGAACACGACTGAATGAAGACGCACGAACAGCTCAGTTAAATCACAAAACAATATCAGATTGTAGCGCTTTGCCACTTATTGCCCTTAAAAGATGGTTAGCAGGAGTAAATGATGGCAACGCTCAAACTTTACTGGTAGATTTGAATTTGAAAATTAATAGTCTAATAACTCTTGGGCTCTCGTATCTAAGTCTTGATCGCCGCACAAGTACACTCTCTGGCGGAGAGGCACAACGAATTAAATTAGCTAATCATCTCAATAGTGCCTTGTCAGGTGTTTTATATATTTTTGATGAGCCAAGTGTTGGCCTTCATCCTTATGATTTAATTGGCATAAACAAAATTTTTAAATTACTTACTCGAAAAGGAAACACAGTTGTAGTTGTTGATCATGATCCAGACATCATTAAAATAGCCGATAATATTATTAATTTAGGTGAAGAAGCAGGTGAAAAAGGAGGATATGTGACTTTTCAGGGCACATATGAGAAATTACTTGTCAGTTCAACGGTTACTGGCAAAGCACTAAGACATCCTGGTATAATTAACAAAAGTGATTTACTAAAAAAACAATTTATTAGATTGAATCATTTGAACTTTCACAATTTAGTAGATATTGATGCTAAAATTCCTAAAAATGCGCTAACAGTAATATCGGGTCCTGCAGGATCAGGGAAAAGCTCGCTTCTCTATGCATTTATCAAAACGCAATCTTCAGTCACAGTATTAGATCAAAAACCTATCCACACGAGTTCCAGATCTAATGTTTTAACATATTTAGGTGAATTTGATAAACTAAGAAAACTATTTTCAAATGCTACCGGATACAAGGAATCCTTGTTTTCTTTCAATGGTAAAGGTGCCTGTCCGGTTTGTAAGGGATTGGGAGTTGTTAAGTTAGATCTAGCTTATTTAGGTGATGAGGTATCTACTTGTGAAGTTTGCCAAGGCTCACGCTACTCTGACGAAATACTGAATGCTAGTGTAAATGGTTATAACATTCACGAAGTGTTAGAATTTTCTGCGGCTCAGCTATCTCAAGTTTTTCCGGTGTTTGAGCATGTAACGGAAAACCTTCAAAATTGTGGACTTGATTATATCAGAGTTGGGCAATCGATGAATACGCTTTCTGGTGGTGAATTACAGCGTTTAAAGTTAGCTAAGAATCTATTAAAAGACAAAAATAGCATTATTGTATTAGATGAACCAACTAGTGGGTTACACGAGTCAAATATCCAGCAAATCATCGATTTACTCAAAAAATTAGTTGTGAAGCATCATGTCACAATTATCGTAGTTGAGCATAATTTACGCTTTATTAGTCAGGCTGATTGGGTTATTGATATGGGCCCAGGGGCTGGTGAAGATGGTGGTAAAGTGCTTTTTGAAGGAACACCTTTTGAACTAATACACACTGCGCACACGCGTACGTCTATTGCACTAAGAGAATATCATCATAAGTCAATTAGTTAA
- a CDS encoding MarR family winged helix-turn-helix transcriptional regulator: protein MDEKFKIILSQLQCELVAERNLVNPAEVSWLQYDILSLLKLKSLLPKELSKHLGITKSKLSKNLTILHELGYINQTPAQLDRREMITKLTDIGLIFLTKTDEKHDELLSDAKACFTSDEQKLFSELAEKFVLELRERRGHSGS, encoded by the coding sequence ATGGACGAAAAATTTAAAATAATATTATCACAATTACAATGTGAATTGGTGGCGGAACGTAATCTCGTCAATCCTGCAGAAGTTTCATGGCTACAATATGATATTTTAAGTTTATTGAAGTTAAAATCACTATTGCCAAAAGAACTGAGTAAACATCTTGGTATTACAAAATCAAAACTTTCGAAAAACCTAACAATATTACATGAATTGGGTTATATCAATCAAACACCAGCTCAACTTGATCGCCGCGAAATGATTACTAAGTTGACTGACATAGGACTTATCTTCCTCACTAAAACTGATGAAAAGCACGATGAATTATTGTCTGATGCTAAGGCTTGTTTTACAAGCGATGAACAGAAATTATTCTCCGAACTGGCTGAAAAATTTGTGTTAGAACTACGAGAAAGAAGGGGACACAGTGGTTCATAG
- a CDS encoding helix-turn-helix domain-containing protein, which translates to MSKYSYEFKLMVVKEWLSGQNSLIELVKKYAINNDHAIREWRDEYLVTGSIGFKNQKTYSADFKMTVLNYLETHSQSEAARYFAVFPSTTIANWLRTYRKFGYNGLKPKPKGRQPTMGRKRIHPLTPEQQELADLKQENYQLKMKVAILEKLKALVDQRTEKNKRQ; encoded by the coding sequence ATGTCAAAATATTCATATGAATTTAAATTAATGGTCGTTAAGGAATGGTTATCTGGTCAAAATAGTTTGATTGAATTAGTCAAAAAATATGCCATCAATAATGATCACGCGATTCGCGAATGGCGTGATGAGTATCTCGTGACTGGTTCCATTGGTTTTAAAAACCAGAAAACCTATTCAGCAGATTTTAAAATGACCGTGTTGAACTATCTTGAAACACACTCACAATCAGAGGCGGCACGCTATTTTGCGGTCTTCCCTAGTACAACAATCGCTAATTGGTTGAGAACGTATCGAAAATTCGGGTACAATGGGTTAAAACCTAAACCGAAAGGCCGGCAACCAACAATGGGACGCAAACGCATTCATCCACTCACACCCGAACAACAAGAACTCGCTGACTTAAAGCAAGAGAATTATCAACTCAAGATGAAAGTGGCGATATTAGAAAAATTAAAAGCCTTAGTGGATCAACGAACCGAGAAAAACAAACGGCAGTAA
- a CDS encoding IS3 family transposase: MKSLSGSTNREKQTAVTSLRRTKYFKVDDLLALIGLKRSTYYYLEAHPLNTASDNKIADVIRQIKSPQFQTEYGYRRVTTLLHDQGYLVNHKRVLRIMRQNALLSTTYNTRKRRYNSYRGTVGRIAERVIKRNFQAQEPYQKIVTDVTEIQLNDHNKAYLTAFVDLYAGEVLSYHLAKTPTMTLVMRPLKALSKHRGAIIHSDQGFHYQTPMFINTLKDFGMTQSMSRKSTPVDNAPIESFFHILKANIVHHKQYESFHDFKVVVDDFINYYNNHRIKQKLNGLSPVQYRQLTTESVS; this comes from the coding sequence ATTAAAAGCCTTAGTGGATCAACGAACCGAGAAAAACAAACGGCAGTAACGTCACTAAGGCGGACTAAATATTTTAAAGTGGATGATTTATTAGCTCTAATTGGCTTGAAACGCAGTACCTATTATTATCTAGAAGCTCATCCGCTCAATACGGCATCAGACAACAAAATAGCAGACGTAATCCGTCAAATTAAGTCACCTCAATTCCAAACCGAATATGGGTATCGTCGCGTGACAACGTTGTTGCACGACCAAGGTTATTTGGTGAATCACAAGCGCGTGCTCCGCATTATGCGTCAAAACGCACTCCTCAGCACCACGTATAACACGCGTAAGCGTCGCTATAATTCATATCGCGGTACGGTTGGGCGGATTGCCGAACGCGTTATCAAACGCAATTTTCAAGCACAAGAACCCTATCAAAAGATCGTCACAGACGTCACTGAAATTCAGTTGAACGATCATAATAAAGCTTATTTGACGGCGTTTGTCGATTTATATGCAGGCGAAGTCCTGTCGTATCATTTAGCCAAAACACCAACCATGACGCTTGTCATGCGACCATTAAAAGCATTGTCAAAGCATCGTGGAGCTATTATTCATAGTGATCAGGGATTCCATTATCAGACACCGATGTTCATTAACACGTTGAAGGATTTTGGCATGACGCAAAGCATGAGCCGTAAATCAACACCAGTCGACAATGCACCGATTGAGAGCTTTTTCCATATTTTGAAAGCCAATATCGTGCATCATAAACAGTACGAATCATTTCATGATTTCAAAGTGGTCGTTGACGACTTTATCAATTATTACAACAATCACCGGATCAAACAAAAACTCAACGGTCTGTCGCCGGTTCAATATCGGCAACTTACCACTGAGTCTGTTAGTTAA
- a CDS encoding alpha/beta fold hydrolase: MVLKQYNGIQYQDLGEGELILFLHGLFLDKNSTQIFFERDSQIINFKRIYLDLPGMGDSAIIEEPSSNAIFKKLVAFIDHIIGEKSFIVYGHSYGGYLAQAIAHHYQNQVSAMFLTCPVVIADDNLRITEKHKNEFGDEIKITTNDAFFSDFEAMNVMINETSWLAYQELILPGLQKANQVFIGKLQKNSYGLSFEKELDHFGSETKIQVVLGRYDHIVGYKQQLALFVQKENADITLLSSAGHNIMIDQPDTIYSLFNKLINNKNQ, encoded by the coding sequence ATGGTACTTAAACAATATAATGGTATTCAATACCAGGATTTAGGTGAAGGAGAGCTAATCTTATTTCTTCATGGTTTATTTTTAGATAAAAATTCTACACAAATATTTTTTGAAAGAGATTCACAAATCATTAATTTCAAGCGTATATATTTGGATCTTCCAGGTATGGGTGATTCGGCGATAATTGAAGAGCCTTCTTCTAACGCAATATTTAAAAAACTAGTTGCATTCATCGATCATATCATCGGAGAAAAGTCATTTATCGTATATGGACATTCATATGGTGGGTATTTAGCTCAAGCAATTGCTCATCACTACCAGAATCAGGTAAGCGCAATGTTTTTAACTTGTCCTGTAGTAATTGCTGACGATAATTTAAGAATAACTGAAAAGCACAAAAATGAATTTGGCGATGAAATAAAGATTACGACGAATGATGCTTTTTTTTCTGACTTTGAAGCAATGAATGTTATGATCAATGAAACAAGTTGGTTAGCATATCAAGAACTCATTTTACCTGGACTGCAAAAAGCTAATCAGGTATTTATAGGAAAATTGCAAAAAAATAGTTATGGGCTATCTTTTGAAAAAGAATTAGATCATTTTGGTAGTGAAACAAAAATTCAAGTCGTATTGGGAAGATATGATCATATTGTAGGCTATAAACAACAACTTGCATTATTTGTACAAAAAGAAAATGCCGATATAACATTACTTTCTTCTGCTGGTCACAATATCATGATAGATCAACCTGACACTATCTATTCTCTATTTAACAAACTAATCAATAACAAAAACCAATAA
- a CDS encoding PhzF family phenazine biosynthesis protein, with the protein MVDVYVASAFSKDNVGGNKAGLVFDRPDLSSVQKMAIAKKLGYAETAFITSSSVADFCLEYFTPTEEVPLCGHATIGTFAILNLLNKLSKNNYTIETKSGVLSIEVDPDGMVFMAQNTPTFFNELSLDLFNDCLDTSSINDKLPIQIVSTGLRDIMVPIKSTKHLQQLDPNFSVMTELSKEQNVIGVHAFALEEGMDNITAICRNFAPLYDIDEESATGTSNCALACYLFKYVEKKSQYIFEQGYNLNSPSRIVVNLKTHDDMIDAVFVGGYGYLVEKKSLSV; encoded by the coding sequence ATGGTTGACGTTTATGTTGCAAGTGCTTTTAGCAAGGATAACGTTGGTGGGAACAAAGCTGGACTAGTTTTTGATAGACCTGATTTGAGTTCAGTTCAAAAAATGGCAATTGCAAAAAAATTAGGCTATGCTGAAACTGCGTTTATAACAAGTTCAAGCGTAGCTGATTTTTGTTTAGAATATTTTACACCCACTGAAGAAGTGCCACTTTGTGGTCACGCCACAATAGGCACATTTGCAATTCTGAATTTATTGAATAAATTATCTAAAAATAATTATACAATAGAGACTAAATCGGGTGTGTTGTCTATTGAAGTTGATCCAGATGGTATGGTATTCATGGCACAAAATACACCAACTTTTTTTAATGAATTATCATTAGATTTATTTAATGACTGTTTAGATACTAGTTCAATCAATGATAAACTACCAATTCAGATTGTGTCTACTGGTTTAAGAGACATTATGGTGCCAATAAAATCAACTAAGCATTTACAACAATTAGATCCTAACTTTAGTGTTATGACAGAATTGAGTAAAGAACAAAACGTCATTGGTGTCCATGCCTTTGCTCTAGAAGAAGGCATGGACAACATTACTGCAATTTGTAGAAATTTTGCGCCTCTTTACGACATTGATGAAGAGTCTGCAACAGGAACTTCCAACTGTGCATTAGCTTGTTATCTCTTTAAATATGTTGAAAAAAAATCACAATATATTTTTGAGCAAGGCTATAATCTAAATAGCCCTTCGCGAATAGTTGTTAATTTAAAAACGCATGATGATATGATTGATGCAGTTTTTGTTGGAGGTTATGGCTATCTAGTTGAAAAGAAGTCATTATCAGTTTGA